One Methanolobus sp. WCC4 DNA segment encodes these proteins:
- a CDS encoding UbiD family decarboxylase, whose amino-acid sequence MREFIDQLRKNGKLVEITEPVSKVFEAPRIAKKTPGPVLFHDIDGNKAIMNVLGSRDELATMFGVDKDKIIKRLSEVSPDGEVVVVKESPTMEVIEDDVDLTKLPIMTHFEKDAGPYLTAGIVVTEYDGVMNAAIHRLLVVDKTRLAARLVAPRHSYVMHKKASDKGEKLPIAIVLGADPTVTFASTTRVPAGKEFHYAAALRGRPVELFECSNGIKVPHAEIVLEGYINPTERVDEGPFVDITGTYDLVRQEPVIHITRILHRKDPIYHGILPAGPEHLLMMGVPYEPRIFNAVSEVTTVKNVVLTEGGCCYLHAVVQIEKQTEGDGKNAIMAAFAAHTSLKHVVVVDDDIDIFDLHDVEFAIATRVKGDMDVMIIPNVRGSSLDPRGAPDGTTTKMGIDATKVLKEAQNFERAKMPE is encoded by the coding sequence ATGAGGGAATTTATCGACCAGCTCAGGAAGAACGGGAAACTTGTCGAGATCACAGAGCCTGTTTCAAAGGTGTTCGAAGCACCACGTATTGCAAAGAAGACACCCGGACCGGTGCTGTTCCATGACATTGATGGTAACAAGGCCATCATGAACGTGCTCGGTTCAAGGGATGAGCTTGCAACGATGTTCGGTGTGGACAAGGACAAGATCATCAAGAGGCTCTCAGAGGTTTCACCTGATGGCGAGGTCGTTGTTGTTAAGGAATCACCAACAATGGAAGTTATCGAGGATGATGTTGACCTGACAAAGCTCCCTATAATGACACACTTCGAGAAGGATGCAGGACCATACCTTACAGCTGGAATTGTTGTTACAGAATACGATGGTGTCATGAATGCAGCTATCCACAGGCTTCTAGTCGTTGACAAGACAAGACTTGCAGCACGTCTTGTAGCTCCAAGGCACAGCTATGTCATGCATAAGAAGGCATCCGACAAAGGAGAAAAACTCCCTATCGCTATCGTGCTTGGTGCTGACCCTACAGTTACCTTCGCATCGACCACACGTGTGCCTGCCGGAAAGGAATTCCACTATGCAGCAGCACTTCGTGGCAGACCTGTAGAACTCTTTGAATGCTCCAATGGCATCAAAGTGCCTCATGCAGAGATCGTCCTTGAAGGTTACATCAATCCGACCGAAAGAGTAGATGAAGGACCATTCGTAGACATCACCGGAACATACGACCTTGTGAGACAGGAACCTGTCATACACATCACAAGAATACTGCACCGCAAAGACCCGATCTATCACGGAATACTTCCTGCCGGTCCTGAACACCTGCTCATGATGGGAGTACCATATGAGCCAAGGATATTCAATGCGGTCAGCGAAGTAACCACCGTGAAGAACGTAGTGCTCACAGAAGGTGGATGCTGTTATCTCCATGCTGTTGTGCAGATCGAGAAACAGACGGAAGGTGACGGAAAGAACGCTATCATGGCAGCCTTTGCAGCACACACAAGTCTGAAGCATGTGGTCGTAGTTGATGATGACATCGATATCTTTGACCTGCATGATGTTGAATTTGCCATTGCCACCAGAGTGAAGGGTGACATGGACGTTATGATAATACCAAATGTGAGAGGAAGTTCACTCGATCCAAGAGGAGCGCCTGATGGAACCACCACCAAAATGGGAATCGATGCCACCAAGGTCCTGAAAGAAGCCCAGAACTTCGAACGTGCAAAGATGCCAGAGTGA
- a CDS encoding aconitase X catalytic domain-containing protein: protein MYLTPEEEKTLNGEYGESLQKAIEILVALGDIYGADKLIPVKSAQIAGVSYKTIGDAGLEWISDLEGKVKIPSILNPAGMDIVRWDEMGIDPVFAKKQQEIIEAYAKLGIQTKCTCTPYYLEGFDVKLDDHVAWSESSAVSYCNSVIGARTNREGGPSALSAALVGKTANYGYHLDEMREPVIAVEVDCELSGSDLGALGYSVGKTIGSRVPIFYMKNEPSKNEMKSLGAALAASGAVALYHIDGVTPEASRKTFTRPDEVIPVERSQIDEVYETNKDILSSEIVTVGCPHCSPEELEEIADLVEGKKLKKEMWVCTAREVAEGHPDLVQRIEKSGAKVVCDTCMVVSPATNKYASMTVNSGKALAYVPSMCKVAAKYASIEDCIKEAGVIDEN, encoded by the coding sequence ATGTACCTCACACCTGAAGAAGAGAAGACACTGAATGGCGAATACGGAGAAAGTCTCCAGAAAGCCATAGAGATCCTTGTTGCACTGGGAGATATCTACGGTGCGGACAAACTCATACCTGTAAAGAGCGCACAGATAGCCGGAGTATCATATAAGACGATTGGAGATGCAGGACTTGAGTGGATATCCGACCTTGAAGGAAAAGTGAAGATCCCTTCCATTCTCAACCCTGCCGGTATGGACATCGTTCGCTGGGATGAGATGGGAATCGACCCTGTTTTTGCAAAGAAGCAGCAAGAGATCATTGAGGCTTACGCCAAACTCGGCATCCAGACAAAATGCACCTGCACACCTTATTATCTTGAAGGATTCGACGTTAAGCTGGATGACCACGTCGCATGGAGCGAGTCTTCGGCAGTATCCTATTGTAACTCTGTGATCGGTGCAAGGACAAACCGTGAAGGCGGACCCTCTGCACTCTCTGCAGCACTTGTTGGAAAGACAGCGAACTACGGATACCACCTTGATGAGATGCGAGAACCAGTAATTGCCGTGGAAGTTGATTGCGAACTTTCAGGCTCCGACCTTGGTGCTCTCGGCTATAGTGTTGGCAAGACCATCGGAAGCAGGGTACCCATATTCTACATGAAGAACGAACCTTCAAAGAACGAGATGAAATCCCTGGGAGCAGCACTTGCAGCATCCGGGGCTGTGGCACTCTATCATATAGATGGTGTAACACCTGAAGCCTCCAGAAAGACATTTACAAGACCAGATGAAGTGATCCCTGTTGAAAGGTCACAGATAGACGAGGTCTATGAAACTAATAAGGACATACTTTCCAGTGAGATAGTGACCGTGGGATGCCCTCACTGCTCACCTGAGGAACTGGAAGAGATCGCAGACCTTGTGGAAGGGAAGAAACTCAAAAAGGAGATGTGGGTATGCACAGCAAGGGAAGTTGCTGAAGGGCATCCCGACCTTGTTCAGAGGATCGAGAAGAGCGGCGCAAAGGTCGTGTGTGATACCTGCATGGTGGTCTCACCTGCAACTAACAAGTACGCATCCATGACAGTGAACTCAGGAAAGGCTCTTGCATATGTGCCAAGCATGTGCAAGGTAGCTGCGAAGTATGCGAGCATTGAGGACTGCATCAAAGAGGCAGGTGTTATCGATGAGAATTAA
- a CDS encoding DUF126 domain-containing protein: MLSMRIKCRTISRGIAEGEVLLTRDAISFLGNVDPETGEVVEPQHELYGQSIAGKVLVFPHGKGSTVGSYVIYQLFKNGVAPAAMINLESEPIVAVGAIISEVPLVDRLEKDPYEMLKNGDMVMVNSTEAFVEIKNKE; encoded by the coding sequence GTGTTATCGATGAGAATTAAGTGCAGGACAATATCCAGAGGTATTGCCGAAGGAGAGGTCCTCCTCACCCGCGATGCTATCTCATTCCTCGGTAACGTTGACCCGGAGACAGGAGAGGTCGTGGAACCCCAGCATGAACTGTACGGACAGTCCATTGCCGGAAAGGTCCTTGTTTTCCCGCATGGAAAAGGTTCCACTGTTGGTTCCTATGTCATCTACCAGCTCTTCAAGAATGGTGTTGCACCCGCTGCAATGATCAATCTTGAATCAGAACCAATTGTGGCCGTTGGTGCGATCATATCCGAAGTACCACTTGTGGACAGGCTTGAGAAGGACCCCTATGAGATGCTGAAAAATGGCGATATGGTCATGGTCAACAGCACAGAGGCCTTTGTCGAGATAAAGAACAAGGAATAG
- a CDS encoding TIGR04013 family B12-binding domain/radical SAM domain-containing protein produces the protein MDVCFRWNKKNTYSLAALAPLVPGALKVKAPHDGIMIYSFATRQAGPIFSEVKKADTDSIFIAGGPHPSGAPEDTLEHFDYVVIGEGEETLPELIDAIVAGKDVSCVKGIAYKDENGNTVITEKRDPVDLDKYPCFDPNIVMSPLEISRGCPFRCRYCQTPRLFGNKMRHRSIDNIVHFAKYYRDLRFTSSNALAYGSDGIHPRLDKVEKLLSALKDTGARDIFFGTFPSEVRPEFVTDESLELITKYCTNTKVSLGAQSGSDRILREILRGHTVDDVVRSLELCFDHGITPMVDFMVGFPDETEEEQDMSLELIQWICKKGGNVHSHYLTPLPGTPFADVETSPVSKRYKKVMGKLALTGQATGSWE, from the coding sequence ATGGATGTCTGTTTTCGCTGGAACAAGAAGAACACCTACAGTCTTGCAGCACTGGCTCCGCTTGTTCCGGGAGCCTTGAAGGTCAAAGCGCCCCATGACGGGATAATGATATATAGCTTTGCCACCCGGCAGGCCGGACCGATCTTCAGTGAAGTGAAGAAGGCAGATACAGATTCTATTTTCATTGCAGGCGGCCCCCATCCATCCGGGGCACCTGAAGATACACTGGAACACTTCGACTATGTAGTGATAGGAGAGGGCGAGGAGACATTACCTGAACTTATAGATGCCATCGTTGCAGGAAAGGATGTTTCCTGTGTGAAAGGTATCGCCTACAAGGACGAGAACGGGAACACAGTGATCACTGAAAAACGCGACCCTGTTGACCTCGATAAGTATCCCTGCTTTGACCCCAACATCGTGATGTCGCCCCTTGAGATCAGCAGAGGATGTCCTTTCAGGTGCAGATACTGTCAGACCCCACGCCTTTTTGGCAACAAGATGAGACATCGAAGTATAGATAATATAGTTCATTTTGCGAAATACTATCGTGACCTCAGGTTCACATCCTCAAATGCTCTTGCTTATGGAAGTGACGGAATTCATCCACGTCTGGACAAAGTGGAGAAGCTCCTGTCAGCACTGAAGGACACAGGTGCAAGGGATATCTTCTTCGGGACATTCCCTTCAGAGGTCAGGCCCGAGTTCGTTACCGATGAGTCACTGGAACTTATCACCAAATACTGCACTAACACGAAAGTGAGCCTTGGAGCACAATCAGGAAGCGACCGCATCCTTAGAGAGATACTCAGGGGACACACCGTAGATGATGTTGTCCGAAGCCTTGAACTCTGTTTTGACCACGGAATAACACCTATGGTGGACTTCATGGTAGGATTCCCTGATGAAACAGAAGAGGAACAGGATATGAGCCTTGAGCTCATTCAGTGGATATGTAAAAAGGGCGGGAATGTACATTCACATTACCTGACACCACTGCCGGGAACTCCTTTTGCCGATGTGGAAACATCACCTGTGAGCAAGCGTTACAAGAAAGTGATGGGGAAGCTTGCACTTACTGGCCAGGCTACCGGTTCATGGGAATGA